The Syntrophomonadaceae bacterium DNA window GCAGGCATCAAGCAAGCCATCAGCGGGAACCGGCTTAGTGATATCTCCCATGCTGTGCAAAGCACAGCCGAAAAACACGGTTTTGGAGTTGTGCGGGACTATGTGGGGCACGGAATCGGGAGGAAGATGCATGAGGAGCCGCAGGTGCCAAATTTTGGCTTGCCGGGACGGGGACCCAGGCTCAGAGAAGGTATGACCCTGGCGATTGAACCAATGATAAATATGGGCACCCATGAAGTGTACACACTGGCAGATAATTGGACTGTTGTAACGAAAGATAACCTGCCCTCAGCCCACTTTGAGCACACCATAGCCATCACTGACCGGGGTGCCGAGATCTTGACTGTATGACTGAGGCTGTTTTTGCGGGAGGTGTGCCATGTCATCAGCCGGAGAGATTAAGCCAGGACAGCTGGTATGCTCAAAAAGCGGCCGTGACAAAGACCGGTGTTACCTGGTGTTAGAGGTAATTGATCAGTATTTTGTGCGCTTGACTGATGGAGATGTGCGCAGGATTGATCGCCCAAAACGAAAGAATATTAAACACTTACAGGTATTGCCTGCTACAGCCGGCGAACTGGCTGAAAAGCTGAGGGCCGGGGAAAGCATTACTAACTCAGAGGTGCGGCAGGCTATTAGCCAGACGATTAGGTAAGGGAAGCTAATCCCTTACCTGGGCAAGGAGGTTTGTTGCTTCATGGCCAAAGAAGATGTCATAGAAGTGGAAGGCACCGTTTTGGAACCTTTGCCTAATGCGATGTTTCGCGTTAAGCTAGAAAATGGTCACAAGGTTCTGGCCCACGTTTCAGGCAAGATCAGGATGAACTTTATTAAGATCCTGCCAGGGGACCGGGTTACGGTAGAATTATCGCCTTATGATTTAAACCGGGGCAGAATCATTTACAGATTTAAGTAAAGACCATGTCCTCAATTAAGGAGGGTTTTCATTGAAGGTTAAACCATCAGTTAAAACAGTATGTGAAAAGTGTAAGATTATTCGTCGTAAGGGGAAGGTCATGGTGATCTGTGAAAACCCCAAGCATAAACAAAAACAAGGGTAAGCTTTATGTCTTCAGACATGGAAGCTTGAGTATTGCATTATGGAGGTGTTTAATTAATGGCGCGTATCGCCGGAGTAGACCTGCCTAGAGATAAGAGGGTGGAAATAGCCATTACCTACATTTATGGTATTGGGCGTTCCACTTCTGCCAAGGTTCTCGCCAGGGCGGGGGTTAGTCCTGATACCCGTGTGCGAAACTTGACCGAAGAAGAAGTAAACCGCTTGAGGGAAGCTATCGACAAGAATTGCATTGTGGAAGGGGATTTGCGGCGCGAGATTTCACTTAACATCAAGCGGCTAATGGAAATTGGCTCTTACCGGGGTTTACGGCATCGCCGGGGGCTCCCTGTAAGAGGACAGCGCACCAAGACCAATTCCCGCACCCGTAAGGGTCCACGCAGAACAGTTGGCGTAAGGCGTAAGAAGTAATCAGGAGAGGAGGAATAATTTTTGGCAAAAAGAGCAGTTAGAACCAGAAGAAGGGATCGGAAAAGTGTTGAAAACGGTGTAGCCCACATTAAATCAACCTTTAATAATACAATCGTGACTATTACCGATAAAACAGGCAATGCCATCTCCTGGGCCAGCGCAGGGGGAATGGGGTTTAAAGGTTCCCGGAAAAGCACTCCCTTTGCAGCCCAAATGGCGGCAGAAGCAGCTGCTAAAGAAGCAATGGAGCACGGTATGCGGGAAGTCGAATGCTTTGTCAAGGGGCCGGGAGCCGGCCGGGAGGCAGCTATCCGCTCCCTGCAGGCTGCCGGCCTGGAAGTGAACATGATTAAGGACGTTACTCCCATTCCCCATAATGGGTGCCGGCCGCCTAAACGTAGAAGGGTCTAAGGAGGTACAGGATTAATGGCAAGATACAGAGATTCAGTCTGCCGCCAGTGCCGCCGTGAAGGGGCTAAGCTATACTTGAAAGGTGACCGCTGCTATTCAGATAAGTGTGCTGTCACCCGCCGCGCTTTCGCCCCGGGGCAACACGGCCAGGGCAGGAAAAAGCTTTCCGAGTACGGAGTTCAGCTGCGGGAAAAGCAAAAAGCCCGCAGGATTTATGGTGTTCTGGAGCGCCAGTTCAGTAATTATTTTGCCAAGGCAGACCGCCAAAAAGGGGTTACAGGAGAAAATCTGCTCAAGCTTTTGGAACGGCGCCTGGATAATGTGGCCTACCGCTTAGGCTTTGGCCTTTCCAGGAGTGAGGCCCGCCAATTGGTGCGCCATGGTCACTTTACGGTTAATGGCAAGAAAGTCAATATCCCTTCCTATTTGGTGAGGCCGGGAGACGAGATCGCCGTTAAGGAAGCAAGTAAAGAATCGCCAAAGATCAAGGAGCTTGGAGAAACATTGCGCCATAGGAAACCACCGGCCTGGCTGGAGCTGCAAGCGGACCAGCTCAGGGGCCGGATGATAACCTTGCCTTCCCGGGAAGATATTGATATTCCAGTGCAGGAACACCTGATCGTGGAGTTATATTCGCGTTAAACGGAAGGGTTTGCGTATTGGCTTAGAGGGCAAGCCATTTCTGGAAGGTACAGGTCCGAGAAGGAGGGTTTTTTATGCTTGAGATTGAAAGACCCCGGATTGAATTTGTTGAGTTAAGCGAAGACAACCGTTATGGCAAGTTCGTTGTGGAACCCCTGGAGAGAGGATACGGTATCACCCTGGGCAATTCCTTGCGGAGGATACTCCTGTCTTCTCTGCCGGGCGCAGCGGTAACTTCCATCAGGATTGAAGGCGTGCTGCATGAGTTCTCTACTGTCGCTGGTGTACTGGAAGATGTCACCGATATTATTCTCAATCTGAAGGCCCTGGCCGTAAAGCTGTATACCGATGAGCCAAAGACGGTCCGGCTAGAGGCGGAGGGAGAAGGCGAAGTCACAGCCTTGGATATTATCCATGACGCCGATGTGGAAATCTTAAATCCGGAGTTGCATATTGCGACACTAGAAAAAAATGCCAGGCTGTTTATGGAGATCACTATTGAAAAAGGGCGGGGGTATGTCTCGGCAGATAAAAACAAACGGGATGACCATCCAATTGGGGTGATCCCTGTTGATGCCTTGTTTACCCCTGTCCCAAGAGTGAATTATGTGGTGGAGAACACCAGGGTGGGCCAAATCACCGACTACGACAAGCTGACCATAGAAGTATGGACAAATGGAAGTATTGATCCGGATGAGGCCATCAGCTCCTCTGCCCGCATCCTTAATGACCACCTTAAGCTCTTCATGGGGCTGACCGAAAAGATCACCGATGAAGTTACTATGGTGGAAAAAGAGGAGAACAAAAAAGACAAGGTACTGGAGATGACTATCGAGGAACTGGACCTGTCGGTGAGGTCTTATAACTGCCTTAAACGGGCAGGGATTAATTCTGTGGAAGAGCTGGTCAACCGGACAGAAGAAGATATGATGAAAG harbors:
- the rpsD gene encoding 30S ribosomal protein S4 yields the protein MARYRDSVCRQCRREGAKLYLKGDRCYSDKCAVTRRAFAPGQHGQGRKKLSEYGVQLREKQKARRIYGVLERQFSNYFAKADRQKGVTGENLLKLLERRLDNVAYRLGFGLSRSEARQLVRHGHFTVNGKKVNIPSYLVRPGDEIAVKEASKESPKIKELGETLRHRKPPAWLELQADQLRGRMITLPSREDIDIPVQEHLIVELYSR
- the infA gene encoding translation initiation factor IF-1, whose product is MAKEDVIEVEGTVLEPLPNAMFRVKLENGHKVLAHVSGKIRMNFIKILPGDRVTVELSPYDLNRGRIIYRFK
- the rpmJ gene encoding 50S ribosomal protein L36 — its product is MKVKPSVKTVCEKCKIIRRKGKVMVICENPKHKQKQG
- the rpsK gene encoding 30S ribosomal protein S11; the protein is MAKRAVRTRRRDRKSVENGVAHIKSTFNNTIVTITDKTGNAISWASAGGMGFKGSRKSTPFAAQMAAEAAAKEAMEHGMREVECFVKGPGAGREAAIRSLQAAGLEVNMIKDVTPIPHNGCRPPKRRRV
- a CDS encoding DNA-directed RNA polymerase subunit alpha, which encodes MLEIERPRIEFVELSEDNRYGKFVVEPLERGYGITLGNSLRRILLSSLPGAAVTSIRIEGVLHEFSTVAGVLEDVTDIILNLKALAVKLYTDEPKTVRLEAEGEGEVTALDIIHDADVEILNPELHIATLEKNARLFMEITIEKGRGYVSADKNKRDDHPIGVIPVDALFTPVPRVNYVVENTRVGQITDYDKLTIEVWTNGSIDPDEAISSSARILNDHLKLFMGLTEKITDEVTMVEKEENKKDKVLEMTIEELDLSVRSYNCLKRAGINSVEELVNRTEEDMMKVRNLGKKSMEEVSVKLRELGLSLRKSED
- a CDS encoding KOW domain-containing RNA-binding protein; this encodes MSSAGEIKPGQLVCSKSGRDKDRCYLVLEVIDQYFVRLTDGDVRRIDRPKRKNIKHLQVLPATAGELAEKLRAGESITNSEVRQAISQTIR
- the rpsM gene encoding 30S ribosomal protein S13, which gives rise to MARIAGVDLPRDKRVEIAITYIYGIGRSTSAKVLARAGVSPDTRVRNLTEEEVNRLREAIDKNCIVEGDLRREISLNIKRLMEIGSYRGLRHRRGLPVRGQRTKTNSRTRKGPRRTVGVRRKK